One stretch of Saccharopolyspora erythraea DNA includes these proteins:
- a CDS encoding AMP-binding protein, translating to MFFDLTIRDFLDRAELVYPDRVAVVDEPDQPAQSWGSLTYRDMARLARAQAAGLDALGVPAGGRVAIVSHNAARLLVSFFGVSGWGRILVPVNFRLAPAEVRYIVEHSGADVLLVDPDLRHLLDTATAKHTFVLGEDDDTVFGSTAEPAHWDGDEAATATLNYTSGTTARPKGVQLTHRNLWINATVFGLHTTLNDNDVLLHTLPMFHCNGWGMPYALTGLGGRHVVLRKVDGAEILRRVRDHGVTILCAAPAVVTAALDAAKDWEGEIPGRDRVRIVVAGAPPPTRTIQRVREELGWEFIQIYGLTETAPLLTVNRMRSEWAELDGTEQARLLGRAGAPAIGVRLAVDESGEVLARSNTNLDGYWENPEETARVQEGGWFHTGDGGTVRDGYLTIADRKKDVIITGGENVSSIEVEDALTSHPAVHEVAVIGIPDEKWGELVTALVVTDDDTTTAEDLIGHCREHLAGYKCPKRVDFIDELPRTATGKIQKFKLREPFWRGHERQVH from the coding sequence GGACATGGCCCGGCTGGCCCGCGCGCAGGCGGCGGGTCTGGACGCGCTGGGCGTGCCGGCCGGCGGCCGAGTGGCGATCGTGTCCCACAACGCGGCCCGGCTGCTGGTGTCGTTCTTCGGCGTGTCCGGGTGGGGGCGCATCCTGGTGCCGGTCAACTTCCGGCTGGCCCCGGCCGAGGTGCGCTACATCGTCGAGCACTCCGGTGCCGACGTCCTGCTCGTCGACCCCGACCTGCGGCACCTGCTCGACACCGCGACCGCCAAGCACACCTTCGTGCTCGGCGAGGACGACGACACCGTCTTCGGCAGCACCGCCGAACCGGCCCACTGGGACGGCGACGAGGCGGCCACCGCGACGCTCAACTACACCTCCGGCACCACCGCCCGCCCCAAGGGCGTGCAGCTGACGCACCGCAACCTGTGGATCAACGCCACGGTCTTCGGCCTGCACACCACGCTGAACGACAATGACGTACTGCTGCACACGCTCCCGATGTTCCACTGCAACGGCTGGGGAATGCCCTACGCGCTCACCGGGCTCGGCGGCAGGCACGTCGTGCTGCGCAAGGTCGACGGCGCGGAGATCCTGCGCCGCGTCCGCGACCACGGCGTGACCATCCTGTGCGCCGCGCCCGCCGTGGTCACCGCCGCGCTCGACGCAGCCAAGGACTGGGAGGGCGAGATCCCCGGCCGCGACCGGGTGCGCATCGTCGTGGCCGGTGCCCCGCCGCCCACCAGGACCATCCAGCGCGTGCGCGAGGAGCTGGGGTGGGAGTTCATCCAGATCTACGGGCTCACCGAGACCGCTCCGCTGCTGACGGTCAACCGGATGCGCTCGGAGTGGGCGGAACTGGACGGCACCGAGCAGGCGCGCCTGCTCGGCCGTGCCGGGGCCCCGGCGATCGGGGTGCGCCTCGCCGTCGACGAAAGCGGCGAGGTGCTGGCGCGGTCCAACACCAACCTCGACGGGTACTGGGAGAACCCGGAGGAGACCGCGCGCGTCCAGGAGGGCGGCTGGTTCCACACCGGCGACGGCGGGACGGTGCGCGACGGCTATCTCACCATCGCCGACCGCAAGAAGGACGTCATCATCACCGGCGGCGAGAACGTGTCGTCCATCGAGGTCGAGGACGCGCTCACCTCCCACCCCGCCGTGCACGAGGTCGCGGTCATCGGCATCCCCGACGAGAAGTGGGGCGAGCTCGTCACGGCGCTCGTCGTCACCGACGACGACACCACCACGGCCGAGGACCTCATCGGCCACTGCCGCGAGCACCTCGCGGGGTACAAGTGCCCCAAGCGCGTCGACTTCATCGACGAGCTGCCCCGCACCGCGACCGGCAAGATCCAGAAGTTCAAGCTCCGCGAGCCGTTCTGGCGGGGCCACGAGCGCCAGGTCCACTGA
- a CDS encoding MBL fold metallo-hydrolase yields the protein MEIFEVVPGLHRIRFSGTPAYLLNAYLWLDEREVTLIDAGDLGHAPQILSALERVGRSPAELRRIVLTHYHVDHTGAAAELVEATGATVVAGAADAPYVRGELPGPPPVLTDAERPLFEQATPEGKSPQGPPCRVDHEVSEGDVLPFAGGCTVLELPGHTPGSIGLHLPRQRVLLTGDTVAGSPGGPPILGGFNVDRDQTWRSLRRLAELDVDVACFGHGDPFHGDVAAALRNAEDPLG from the coding sequence GTGGAAATCTTCGAAGTGGTTCCCGGTCTGCACCGCATCCGGTTTTCCGGCACGCCCGCCTACCTGCTCAACGCCTACCTCTGGCTGGACGAGCGGGAGGTGACGCTGATCGACGCCGGCGACCTCGGGCACGCGCCGCAGATCCTGTCGGCGCTGGAGCGGGTCGGGCGGTCCCCTGCGGAGCTGCGCCGGATCGTGCTCACCCACTACCACGTCGACCACACCGGTGCGGCGGCCGAGCTCGTCGAGGCGACCGGCGCGACCGTGGTGGCGGGTGCCGCCGACGCGCCCTACGTCCGAGGTGAGCTGCCCGGCCCGCCACCGGTGCTCACCGACGCCGAGCGGCCGCTGTTCGAGCAGGCCACGCCGGAGGGCAAGTCGCCGCAGGGCCCGCCGTGCCGGGTCGACCACGAGGTGTCCGAAGGCGACGTGCTGCCCTTCGCCGGTGGCTGCACGGTGCTGGAGCTGCCCGGCCACACGCCGGGGAGCATCGGGCTGCACCTGCCGCGTCAGCGGGTGCTGCTGACCGGGGACACCGTTGCGGGCTCGCCCGGAGGCCCGCCGATCCTCGGCGGGTTCAACGTCGACCGCGATCAGACGTGGCGGTCGCTGCGCCGGCTGGCCGAGCTGGACGTCGACGTCGCCTGTTTCGGCCACGGAGACCCGTTCCACGGCGATGTCGCGGCAGCCCTGCGCAACGCCGAAGATCCGTTGGGGTGA
- a CDS encoding DoxX family protein — MAPLVALVVVTLLLLAAGAVGVRPLRRWPVAVRGGLAAMFVLTGGAHFIGMREQLISMVPPGLPAPELLVTVTGVLELLGAAGLLWHRTAPWAAGGLSVLLVVMFPANVHAAVAAILPGADDQLVPRTAMQVVFLAATLSVVVHHLRARRRPVSERTATA, encoded by the coding sequence ATGGCTCCCCTGGTCGCCCTGGTCGTTGTCACGTTGTTGCTGCTGGCGGCGGGAGCCGTCGGCGTGCGCCCGCTGAGGCGCTGGCCGGTCGCGGTGCGCGGCGGCCTCGCCGCGATGTTCGTGCTGACCGGCGGCGCGCACTTCATCGGCATGCGGGAGCAGCTGATCAGCATGGTGCCGCCCGGCCTGCCCGCGCCGGAACTGCTGGTCACCGTCACCGGCGTCCTCGAACTGCTGGGCGCCGCCGGGCTGCTGTGGCACCGCACCGCGCCGTGGGCGGCGGGAGGGCTGAGCGTCCTGCTCGTCGTGATGTTCCCGGCCAACGTCCACGCCGCCGTCGCGGCAATCCTGCCTGGTGCGGACGACCAGCTCGTCCCGCGCACCGCGATGCAGGTCGTCTTCCTGGCGGCCACCCTGTCCGTCGTGGTGCACCACCTGCGAGCCCGGCGTCGCCCGGTCTCCGAGCGCACCGCAACCGCCTGA
- a CDS encoding MalY/PatB family protein, translating to MFDDLDLDSLRRRSGVKWSAAGPGVLPAWIADMDFPTAEPVREVLSRELDTELGYPWWDDRPDMNPLRVAFAERMRQRHDFAVDPAQVRVFTELIQALQVVLHLGTAPGDAVAMHTPTYPPFLQSLTDMGRELVPIPMVDDDGGWGFDADRLARDVAARGCRALVLVNPQNPTGRVFTRAELASIADIAVRHDLLVISDEIHSDLVHEPHRHVPIASLGPEIASRTVTLTSASKGFNLAGLRCSVALIGDARIRRALAEQPPMLFGEVSSLSVLATRTAWLEGEPWLAQVRSTLDRNRRMIADALPSGVGHHSPQAGYLAWLDCRELGLGADPAAFFLAHAEVMLSSGPSFGPGGDGFARLNFATSGPILEEILRRMRAAVGR from the coding sequence ATGTTCGACGATCTCGACCTCGACTCCCTGCGCCGGCGTTCGGGGGTCAAGTGGTCCGCGGCCGGCCCCGGCGTCCTGCCCGCCTGGATCGCCGACATGGACTTCCCCACCGCCGAGCCCGTGCGCGAGGTGCTGAGCCGGGAGCTGGACACCGAGCTCGGCTACCCCTGGTGGGACGACCGGCCCGACATGAACCCGCTCCGGGTGGCCTTCGCCGAGCGGATGCGGCAGCGCCACGACTTCGCGGTCGACCCCGCGCAGGTTCGGGTGTTCACCGAGCTGATCCAGGCGTTGCAGGTCGTGCTGCACCTCGGGACCGCCCCGGGCGACGCCGTGGCGATGCACACGCCGACGTACCCGCCCTTCCTGCAGTCCCTCACCGACATGGGCCGCGAACTGGTGCCTATTCCCATGGTCGACGACGACGGCGGCTGGGGCTTCGACGCCGACCGGCTGGCGCGGGACGTCGCCGCCCGCGGCTGCCGGGCGCTGGTGCTGGTCAACCCGCAGAACCCGACCGGCAGGGTGTTCACCCGCGCCGAGCTCGCCTCGATCGCCGACATCGCGGTGCGCCACGACCTGCTCGTCATCTCCGACGAGATCCACTCCGACCTCGTGCACGAACCGCACCGGCACGTCCCGATCGCCTCGCTCGGGCCGGAGATCGCCTCCCGGACGGTCACGCTCACCTCGGCGAGCAAGGGGTTCAACCTGGCAGGACTGCGCTGCTCGGTCGCCCTCATCGGCGACGCGCGCATCCGCCGTGCGCTGGCCGAGCAGCCGCCGATGCTGTTCGGCGAGGTGAGCTCGCTGAGCGTGCTCGCCACGCGGACCGCTTGGCTGGAGGGAGAACCCTGGCTGGCGCAGGTGCGTTCGACGCTCGACCGAAACCGGCGGATGATCGCCGACGCGCTGCCCAGCGGCGTCGGCCACCACAGCCCCCAGGCGGGCTACCTGGCCTGGCTCGACTGCCGCGAGCTCGGGCTCGGCGCGGACCCGGCGGCGTTCTTCCTCGCACACGCCGAGGTCATGCTCAGCTCCGGCCCCTCGTTCGGCCCCGGCGGCGACGGCTTCGCCCGTCTCAACTTCGCGACCTCGGGACCGATCCTCGAGGAGATCCTGCGGCGCATGCGCGCCGCCGTCGGACGCTGA